Proteins encoded together in one Leptospira bourretii window:
- a CDS encoding NAD(P)-dependent alcohol dehydrogenase produces the protein MKVITYRNYGPPEVLKLEEWEIPTPKKDEIRIKNYNTAVNSGDWRIRKADPKLAKLYFGIFKPKKPVLGLSISGVVEAVGENVTKFKIGDKVFGSAGMQMGAYAEYVCIKESSVITILPKEISFPEGAALPFGSLTALDFLQKCNLQKNQTMIIYGASSSVGTATIQLAKHFGIVVTAVCSKGNFQLVKSLGADFVMDYETFFSESHNKKYDVVFECVGKSSITSNLLHLSEGGVLVLVGASFKEMFQAAWISLTKHINIKFGPIAETLENLNFLTELTKKGIFKVVIDRSFRLETMVEAHRYVEAGHKKGNVVIEITK, from the coding sequence TTGAAAGTAATTACTTATAGAAATTATGGACCACCTGAAGTTTTAAAACTGGAAGAATGGGAGATCCCAACGCCAAAAAAAGATGAAATCAGAATCAAAAATTACAATACCGCAGTCAATTCTGGTGATTGGCGCATTCGCAAAGCAGATCCTAAACTAGCAAAATTATACTTTGGAATTTTTAAACCCAAAAAACCAGTCCTTGGATTATCGATTTCCGGAGTTGTTGAAGCTGTCGGTGAAAATGTCACAAAATTCAAAATTGGAGATAAAGTATTTGGATCCGCTGGAATGCAAATGGGTGCATATGCAGAATACGTTTGTATCAAAGAATCATCTGTGATCACAATCCTTCCAAAAGAAATATCATTTCCCGAAGGAGCTGCATTACCATTTGGAAGTTTAACAGCTCTTGATTTCCTTCAAAAATGCAACTTACAAAAAAACCAAACAATGATTATTTATGGGGCCTCAAGTTCTGTAGGAACAGCAACCATCCAATTGGCAAAACATTTTGGCATTGTAGTAACAGCCGTTTGTAGCAAAGGAAATTTCCAATTAGTTAAATCATTAGGTGCGGATTTTGTTATGGATTATGAAACTTTTTTTTCAGAATCACATAACAAAAAATATGATGTTGTATTTGAGTGCGTTGGGAAATCCTCTATAACGTCCAATTTACTACATCTCTCAGAAGGGGGAGTTTTGGTTTTAGTAGGTGCTTCCTTCAAAGAAATGTTTCAGGCAGCTTGGATATCTCTGACGAAACACATCAATATTAAATTTGGACCAATCGCTGAGACTTTAGAAAACTTAAATTTTTTAACTGAACTCACTAAAAAAGGAATCTTTAAGGTAGTGATCGATAGGTCTTTCCGACTGGAAACAATGGTAGAAGCCCATCGATATGTGGAAGCAGGACACAAAAAAGGAAATGTCGTAATCGAAATAACTAAATAA
- a CDS encoding alginate export family protein, producing MYAGNHRMIIGLLWFGFLLSYFTIPLEAQFITPTKKEVPETPPPPPTPPPQPPALPEEPVEYVSPMKGNLSGEYLKSLQVTAKQRKAMQENTNLWFADRFRVGFGIRPKADSLYNTDFDRSTPDNRNTVSNQTQFYVIGDLSPNILFKITLQDVRLWGGEITSGAADQKFGVIPNGGTLVDTTKQKEVALNNYTGFREAFLDLKTTNQMFRVRTGRQILDYGDGRILGSRNDSLNGNSFDAVRTTITIQKQSLDFFGAIIGSENNANSMVSNNSTRLGGTGNASYYGAHYGYKPWEWLGIEVYNFTLYKQKQKATNTTANYGSDIYYRGPDQLNTSGFRLTNRTKNNTIASETGIDWMVEAAWQTGFNGERVSPDWLNQTGTYTTDKKTGEPPPLSSRVQYKANIVAVQLGYTPVKEFRIGVQYVQASGDPNRNDGSVATYNPLFATRRMAGGGMPFSGNGNSGMVFWQNIKDYSVHIKYESAKWGVFIINPHWYYKVKLQDGYYDNNNYVAGSKATGETASTEDYYNTEAYNQNRPKLGRHVATEINLIYIVTPFENVSFWFGASSLYAGDAIRNQKNNPYETDPYHRYDFKPNSSYFTFQSVFAI from the coding sequence ATGTACGCAGGCAATCATCGAATGATCATTGGTCTCTTATGGTTTGGATTTTTATTATCTTACTTTACCATACCTTTGGAAGCACAGTTCATCACTCCTACTAAAAAAGAAGTGCCTGAAACTCCACCCCCTCCGCCAACGCCACCACCACAACCCCCTGCTTTGCCGGAAGAACCTGTTGAATACGTGAGTCCGATGAAAGGAAATTTATCCGGAGAATACTTAAAAAGTTTACAGGTTACCGCAAAACAAAGAAAGGCGATGCAGGAAAACACTAATCTTTGGTTTGCCGATCGTTTCCGTGTTGGATTTGGAATACGACCAAAAGCAGACTCACTTTATAATACAGACTTTGACAGGTCCACACCTGACAATCGAAATACGGTAAGCAACCAAACTCAGTTTTATGTGATTGGAGACTTATCACCAAATATTTTATTTAAAATCACGCTACAGGATGTACGCCTTTGGGGTGGAGAAATCACAAGTGGAGCCGCTGATCAAAAATTTGGTGTGATCCCAAATGGAGGAACACTAGTCGATACCACCAAACAAAAAGAAGTTGCTTTAAACAATTATACTGGTTTTCGGGAAGCATTTTTGGATTTAAAAACAACCAACCAAATGTTTCGAGTTCGTACGGGTCGCCAAATTTTGGACTATGGAGATGGAAGGATTTTGGGGTCTCGAAATGATAGTTTGAATGGGAACTCTTTTGATGCTGTGCGAACAACAATTACCATCCAAAAACAAAGTTTAGATTTTTTTGGTGCAATCATTGGTTCAGAAAACAACGCCAACAGTATGGTCTCCAACAATTCCACAAGGCTTGGTGGGACAGGAAATGCTTCTTATTATGGTGCTCACTATGGATATAAACCATGGGAATGGTTAGGAATTGAAGTTTATAATTTCACCCTTTACAAACAAAAACAAAAAGCAACCAATACAACGGCAAACTATGGATCAGATATTTATTACCGAGGTCCAGACCAACTCAACACTTCTGGATTTCGACTTACTAACAGGACTAAAAATAATACAATCGCAAGTGAAACAGGGATTGACTGGATGGTAGAAGCTGCATGGCAAACAGGATTTAATGGAGAAAGAGTATCGCCAGATTGGCTAAACCAAACAGGAACATATACAACGGATAAAAAAACCGGAGAGCCCCCTCCTTTATCATCCCGAGTTCAATACAAAGCAAATATCGTTGCCGTTCAGTTAGGTTACACACCTGTAAAAGAATTTCGAATTGGCGTACAATATGTCCAGGCTTCTGGGGACCCCAATAGAAATGATGGAAGTGTTGCGACGTACAACCCACTCTTTGCAACAAGACGAATGGCCGGAGGTGGGATGCCATTCTCAGGAAACGGAAATTCGGGAATGGTTTTCTGGCAAAACATCAAAGACTATTCCGTTCATATTAAATATGAATCTGCAAAGTGGGGAGTATTTATTATTAACCCACACTGGTATTATAAAGTAAAACTCCAAGATGGTTATTATGATAACAATAACTATGTTGCAGGGAGTAAAGCCACAGGGGAAACCGCATCGACTGAAGATTACTATAATACAGAAGCATATAATCAGAACCGACCAAAGTTAGGAAGGCATGTGGCCACAGAAATTAATCTTATCTATATCGTCACACCATTCGAAAATGTTTCCTTTTGGTTTGGTGCTAGTTCTTTATATGCGGGAGATGCGATTCGAAATCAAAAAAATAATCCATACGAAACCGATCCATACCATCGGTATGATTTCAAACCAAACTCAAGTTACTTTACCTTCCAGAGTGTGTTTGCTATTTAA
- a CDS encoding TatD family hydrolase has translation MCQNPNEPKKNPSHFESIEHSEDTPTHRDLLWEDYENLIQGMRFFDPHIHMVSRTTDDYQMMVKAGIVAIIEPAFWVGQPRTGLSSFKDYYSSLVGWERFRSSQFGIKHYCTMGLNSREANNERLAEEVMEILPLFAFKEGVVGIGEIGFDDQTVLEEKYYRLQLELAKKAKLPVQIHTPHRDKKRGTERSMSIAIEHGLDPSWVVVDHNNEETVKSVLDKGFWAAFTIYPFTKMGNERMVSVVEKYGPERIMINSSADWGISDPLAIPKTAALMMQRGIPKEVIRKVTYQNAIDAFAKSGQIDVRDFDLEFSPDPNAKFHGNSVLRGGQQPVVNKNSLFIQ, from the coding sequence ATGTGCCAAAATCCAAACGAACCAAAAAAAAATCCTTCTCATTTTGAATCCATAGAACATTCCGAAGATACTCCAACCCATAGAGATTTGTTATGGGAAGATTATGAGAACCTGATCCAAGGGATGCGATTTTTTGATCCTCATATCCATATGGTGTCTCGGACCACTGACGACTACCAAATGATGGTAAAGGCCGGGATTGTTGCCATCATTGAGCCTGCATTCTGGGTGGGCCAACCAAGGACTGGACTTTCTAGTTTTAAAGACTATTATAGCAGTCTTGTTGGCTGGGAAAGATTTCGATCTTCTCAATTTGGTATCAAACACTACTGCACAATGGGATTAAATTCTCGAGAAGCGAATAATGAACGTCTTGCGGAAGAAGTGATGGAGATTTTGCCTTTGTTTGCTTTTAAAGAAGGTGTCGTAGGAATTGGAGAGATTGGTTTTGATGACCAAACAGTTTTAGAAGAAAAATATTATCGCCTTCAATTGGAACTTGCAAAAAAAGCCAAGTTGCCTGTACAAATTCATACCCCACATCGGGATAAAAAAAGAGGAACAGAAAGAAGTATGTCGATTGCCATCGAACATGGTTTAGATCCTTCTTGGGTTGTAGTGGATCATAATAATGAAGAAACCGTTAAGTCAGTGTTAGACAAAGGGTTTTGGGCTGCCTTTACCATTTATCCATTTACTAAAATGGGAAATGAAAGAATGGTTTCTGTCGTTGAAAAATATGGACCGGAAAGGATCATGATTAATTCAAGTGCCGATTGGGGAATTTCAGATCCACTTGCAATTCCTAAAACCGCTGCTCTTATGATGCAAAGAGGAATTCCGAAAGAGGTGATTCGAAAGGTCACTTACCAGAATGCCATTGATGCTTTTGCAAAAAGTGGACAGATTGATGTAAGAGATTTTGATTTAGAATTTTCACCCGATCCCAATGCAAAATTT
- a CDS encoding DUF1415 domain-containing protein: MEKQPKHSETADEILFKTKEWIQKAVIGLNLCPFAKPSFLSNTIRYTISNSQNTKELLTDLKSELNTIVSSDPLQVETTLLIHPYVLDDFLDQNDFLDETDLLLRQLDLEGIIQIANFHPQFQFADQHIDDITNFVGRSPYPILHLLREDSISRIVDTHPNIDSIFENNRKTMKKLDHEGWRQLKR, translated from the coding sequence TTGGAAAAACAACCAAAGCATTCAGAGACTGCAGATGAGATTTTATTCAAAACAAAAGAATGGATTCAAAAAGCAGTGATAGGACTTAACCTTTGTCCTTTTGCAAAACCTAGCTTTTTATCCAATACAATTCGTTATACGATCAGCAATTCCCAAAACACCAAAGAACTTTTAACTGATCTAAAATCAGAATTAAATACCATTGTTTCGAGTGATCCCCTTCAAGTTGAAACTACCCTCCTCATCCATCCTTATGTTTTGGATGATTTTCTAGATCAAAATGATTTTTTAGATGAGACGGACCTTCTCCTTCGCCAATTGGATTTGGAAGGGATCATACAAATCGCAAACTTCCATCCTCAATTTCAGTTTGCTGACCAACACATAGACGACATAACTAATTTTGTTGGACGATCTCCTTATCCTATATTACATTTGTTACGTGAAGATTCCATCAGTCGAATCGTTGACACGCATCCAAATATTGACAGTATTTTTGAAAACAATCGAAAAACGATGAAAAAATTAGACCATGAAGGATGGCGCCAACTCAAAAGATAA
- the trhA gene encoding PAQR family membrane homeostasis protein TrhA translates to MKAKKSKTKPSKKLNHSSKLTNKQKTSSKKKENIQESSTTSFSFQTQGNLSHQSTAELIDTIHEYSIGHEIANAVTHGIGGGLSIAGLSILLTMAVLYGDVWHIVSSAIYGATLILLYLASTLYHGIYHAATKRIFKVIDHASIYLLIAGTYTPFTLVSLREHSEWGWTLFLVVWILAFAGVLLLLLFPGKYSGARVVVYILMGWLAIFVVKDIRTAIGMGGISWLVAGGLSYTVGVIFYLWDSLPFNHAIWHLFVLSGSLCHFFAILFYVLPPVAK, encoded by the coding sequence ATGAAAGCGAAAAAATCCAAAACCAAACCATCCAAAAAGTTGAATCATTCTAGTAAACTAACGAACAAACAAAAAACCTCATCGAAAAAAAAAGAAAATATCCAAGAGAGTTCAACAACTTCCTTTTCCTTCCAAACACAGGGGAACCTTTCCCACCAATCAACAGCAGAACTCATTGATACCATTCATGAATATTCGATTGGACATGAAATTGCAAATGCAGTCACGCATGGAATTGGAGGTGGACTAAGCATTGCTGGTCTTTCTATTTTATTGACAATGGCCGTTTTGTATGGTGATGTTTGGCATATTGTGAGTTCCGCGATTTATGGAGCCACTCTCATTCTTTTGTATCTTGCTTCTACTCTCTACCACGGAATTTATCACGCAGCTACAAAACGCATTTTTAAAGTAATCGATCATGCATCCATTTATTTGTTGATTGCAGGTACATACACTCCATTTACACTTGTTAGTTTGCGTGAACACTCGGAGTGGGGATGGACCTTATTTTTAGTCGTTTGGATTTTGGCTTTTGCTGGGGTTCTTTTATTATTATTGTTCCCAGGAAAATATAGTGGCGCCCGAGTTGTCGTTTATATCTTAATGGGTTGGCTTGCGATTTTTGTTGTCAAAGACATCAGAACGGCCATTGGAATGGGAGGTATATCTTGGCTTGTAGCAGGTGGGCTTAGTTATACGGTAGGTGTCATTTTTTATCTTTGGGATAGTCTGCCATTCAATCATGCGATTTGGCATCTTTTTGTTCTTTCGGGAAGTCTTTGTCATTTTTTTGCAATTTTGTTTTATGTATTACCTCCAGTTGCAAAGTAA
- a CDS encoding TetR/AcrR family transcriptional regulator C-terminal domain-containing protein, whose protein sequence is MVKKKTGKPNKNPLKTNLKKRNTLSKGLVLTTAIQLADESGLEELSMRSLAVRLGVEAMSLYNHVKNKDELLDGMVDSVVSQIALPKIGGDWKKEMKKRARSAREILNLHPWSTMLIVSRINVGPAMLSYFDATLGCLYSAGFSLPMADHIINAVDSHIYGYILQELNFPIDPKEYSKAAKGFLPSLEKSPFFYLTSLTKKVVSGKYNGLHDFEFGLDLILNGINVNLNFFQKK, encoded by the coding sequence ATGGTAAAAAAGAAAACTGGGAAACCAAATAAAAATCCACTAAAAACAAATTTAAAAAAAAGGAATACCCTATCGAAAGGATTGGTTCTAACGACTGCAATCCAATTGGCGGATGAGTCCGGTTTAGAAGAATTATCGATGAGAAGTTTAGCCGTACGCCTTGGTGTTGAGGCAATGTCTTTGTACAATCATGTAAAAAATAAAGATGAACTTTTGGATGGAATGGTTGATTCTGTTGTCTCTCAAATCGCTTTACCGAAGATAGGTGGTGACTGGAAAAAAGAAATGAAAAAGAGGGCTAGATCTGCTAGGGAGATTTTAAATTTACATCCATGGTCAACTATGTTGATTGTTTCTCGGATCAATGTAGGACCTGCTATGTTATCTTATTTTGATGCTACGCTTGGTTGCCTTTATTCTGCCGGATTTTCATTACCTATGGCAGATCATATTATCAATGCCGTCGATAGTCATATATATGGTTATATATTACAAGAATTGAATTTCCCTATTGATCCCAAAGAATATTCCAAAGCAGCAAAAGGTTTTTTGCCCAGTTTGGAAAAAAGTCCCTTCTTCTATTTGACTAGTTTAACAAAAAAAGTTGTGTCCGGAAAATACAATGGTCTTCATGATTTTGAATTCGGTTTGGACTTAATTTTAAACGGTATCAATGTTAATCTAAATTTTTTCCAAAAAAAATGA
- a CDS encoding EboA domain-containing protein: MNANTTIELTQFLFEMTTKSEREWLENKTKTNVLDLMTAFVAAPRFLSKKNISYDDKAKGNLIPHLPGYQVDGWSLVRLARVWLLLQIPQDPKEECIKNIETLFDTAELNELVALYSALPLLPYPWEWLSRATDAVRSNMGFVFDAISILNPYPELYFPESAWNQLVLKTIFNGKPIHLIYGLDRRKNKELAISISDFIDERFAAGRKIPPQILRLLAPFSNEEHSSTLIRMFASEESGEKEAAALVCFESKEPKLRSLLANQPELELSIQNGELDWSKLESIA, encoded by the coding sequence ATGAATGCCAACACTACAATAGAATTGACTCAATTTCTTTTTGAAATGACAACAAAGTCGGAGCGGGAGTGGTTAGAAAACAAAACAAAAACGAATGTTTTGGATTTAATGACTGCGTTTGTTGCAGCACCTCGGTTTTTATCAAAAAAAAATATTTCTTATGATGATAAAGCAAAAGGGAACTTAATTCCACATTTGCCTGGGTATCAAGTGGACGGGTGGAGCCTTGTTCGTTTAGCGAGAGTTTGGTTGTTGTTACAAATTCCTCAAGATCCAAAAGAGGAATGTATAAAAAATATTGAAACACTTTTTGATACAGCCGAATTAAATGAATTGGTTGCATTATATTCCGCCCTACCACTTCTTCCTTATCCTTGGGAATGGCTTTCACGAGCAACAGATGCAGTTCGTTCCAATATGGGTTTTGTATTTGATGCTATATCTATTCTCAATCCTTATCCTGAATTGTATTTTCCTGAATCTGCTTGGAACCAACTTGTATTAAAAACAATTTTTAACGGAAAACCAATTCACTTGATTTATGGATTAGATCGACGTAAAAATAAGGAATTGGCAATTTCGATTTCTGATTTTATTGATGAACGATTTGCTGCTGGGAGAAAAATCCCTCCGCAAATATTGCGACTGCTCGCACCGTTTTCAAATGAGGAACATTCTTCGACTCTCATTCGTATGTTTGCATCTGAAGAAAGTGGTGAGAAAGAGGCCGCAGCTCTTGTCTGTTTTGAATCCAAAGAACCTAAACTTCGCTCATTACTAGCAAACCAGCCAGAATTAGAATTATCAATACAAAACGGAGAGTTGGATTGGTCTAAACTAGAGTCCATCGCTTAA